The Bradyrhizobium sp. CCGB01 genome segment TACTCCGCGGCCCTGCTTGTGTGAACCCAATGTCTGCCGCGGCGTACTGGATTCCCCGCCTTCGCGGGGAATGACCTGCGGTTAGGTTTGTATACATTAGATCACATATAGGTATTATAATACACGTCTTTCGACCTTGAACGATTCTATCCCGCTGCTATTGTATACATAACGCATACATAAGCCTTGGGAGATCGCCGGTGACAAAACCCTTCCCGATGAACGCCTGGTACGCCGCCGCCTGGGACGCTGACGTCAAGCCGGCGCTCTTGCCGCGGACGATCTGTGGCAAGCATGTCGTGATGTACCGCAAGGCCGATGGCTCGGTGGCCGCGCTGGAGGATGCCTGCTGGCACCGCCTGGTGCCGCTGTCCAAGGGCCGGCTCGAAGGCGACACCGTCGTCTGCGGCTATCACGGCCTGAAGTACAATTCGCAGGGACGCTGCACCTTCATGCCCTCGCAGGAGACCATCAATCCGTCGGCCTGCGTGCGCGCCTATCCCGTGGTCGAACGTCATCGCTACATCTGGCTCTGGATGGGCGACCCTGCGCTCGCCGATCCCGCGCTCGTCCCTGACATGCACTGGAATCACGATCCGGCCTGGGCCGGCGATGGCAAGACCATCCACGTCAATTGCGACTACCGCCTCGTGCTCGACAATCTCATGGACCTCACCCACGAAACCTTCGTGCACGGCTCCTCGATCGGGAACGACGCGGTCGCCGAAGCGCCGTTCGACGTCACCCATGGCGAGAAGACGGTGACGGTGACGCGCTGGATGCGCGGCATCGAGGCGCCGCCGTTCTGGGCCAAGCAACTCGGCAAGCCCGGCCTCGTCGACCGCTGGCAGATCATCCGGTTCGAAGCGCCGTGCACCATCGCGATCGACGTCGGCGTGGCGCCGACAGGCACCGGCGCGCCGGAAGGCGACCGCTCGCAGGGCGTCAACGGCTTCGTGCTCAACACCATCACGCCGGAGACCGAGAAGACCTGCCACTATTTCTGGGCCTTCGTGCGCAACTATCAGCTCGGCGAGCAGCGCATCACCACCGAGATCCGCGAGGGTGTCTCCGGCATCTTCCACGAGGACGAGCTGATCCTCGAAGCGCAGCAGCGTGCGATGGACGAGAACCCCGATCGCATCTTCTACAATCTCAACATCGACGCCGGCGCGATGTGGACGCGCAAGCTGATCGACAGGATGGTGGCGAAGGAAAACCCGCCGCAGCACCTCCAGGCTGCGGAGTAAGCTGATATGGCCGAACGCGAGGTCGACCGCTCCGTCTCGCAGACCGTGAAGGCGCAGCTCGCGTTGCGCGACCAGCTCCTGTCGGGGGCGTTGCGCCCGGGTGAGCGCATCTCCGAGCTGCAGGCGGTGGAAACCACCGGCGCCTCGCGCACGCCGGTGCGCATGGCGCTGGTGCGGCTGGAGGAGGAGGGCCTGCTGGAGGCGATCCCCTCCGGCGGCTTCATGGTGAAGGCATTTTCCGAGCGCGACATTTCCGATTCCATCGAGCTGCGCGGCACGCTGGAGGGGCTGGCCGCCCGGTTCGCCGCCGAGCGCGGCGTCTCCGCGCGCGAGCTCGAGCCATTGAAGGAATGCCTTGCCGCGATCGACGAGCTGCTGCGCCAGGTGCCGATCTCGATCGAGGCCTTCTCGTCCTATGTCACGCTGAACGCGCGCTTCCACGCGCTTCTGACGGAATTGTCGCGCAGCCCGCCTTTGATACGGCAGATCGATCGTGCCTCGGCGCTGCCGTTCGCCTCGCCAAGCGGTTTTGTGATGGCGCAGTCGGCATTGCCCGAGGCACAGCAGATCCTGATCATCGGCCAGGAGCATCATCGCGTCGTGATCGACGCGATCGAGAATCGCGAAGGCGCCCGCGCCGAAGCGGTGATGCGCGAGCACGCGCGGCTCGCAGTGCGCAATTTGCGGCTCGCGCTGCGCAACCGGACCCATCTCGACCTCTTGCCGGCGCTCGCGCTGATCAAGACCGCAACCGACTAGGGGAGTGCCATGCGCTTCATCGAAACCTGGATACCGGCGACGCTCGTCTCGACGCGCGATCTCGCGCCGGGCATCCGCGAATTCCTGATCCTGCCGGATCAGTTCGACGGCGCCGCCTATCCGGTCGGCAGCCACATCAATGTCAGCGTGACCATCGACGGCCTGCCGGAGACGCGGTCCTATTCGCTGGTCGGCGAGGTAGCCCCGCGCGGCTTGCGGATCGTGGTGCGTCGCGCCGAGGATTCCCGCGGCGGCTCGCGCTACATGTGGCAGCTCAAGCCAGGCGCGCGGCTCGACATCACGCAGCCCGCCTCGCTGCTTGCGGTGGATTGGGCGCGTGAAAACTATTGCCTGATCGCCGGCGGTATTGGCATCACGCCGATCCTCGGTGCCGCACAGGCGCTGGCCCGCCGCGGCGCGAATGTGACGCTGCATTATGCGGTGCGCTCGCGCTCTGAGGCGGCCTATCTCGACGATCTCACGGATGCGCTCGGCGATCGCCTGGTCGTTCACGCCAGCGACGAAGGCGAGCGGCTCGATCTCGATGCGCTGTTCGCGTCATTGCCGCAAGGTGCACTGACGCTGTTCTGCGGCCCGATGCGGATGCTGGATGCCGCACGCCACGCCTGGATCGGCGCCGGCCATCCGCTTCCCGATCTCCGCTACGAGACTTTCGGCTCCAGCGGGACGCTGCCTACCGAAACGTTTCGCGTGCGCCTGAAGGATACCAATGTCGAGCTCGAAATCCCGCGCGAGCGCTCGATGCTGGATGTGCTCAATGCGAGCGGCCACGACGTGATGTACGATTGCAAGCGCGGCGAATGCGGCCTGTGCGCCATCGACGTGGTCGAGGTCGACGGCGAGATCGACCATCGCGACGTCTTCTTCAGCGATCACCAGAAGCAGAGCAACCAGAAGATCTGCGCCTGCGTCTCGCGCGCCCGCGGTACCATCACCGTGGACACGTTGGTGCGGGCGGATGCGGTCTGAGAGGCGTGTACTCATGCGACAGGTCCGCCCGCGGGAGCGGTCAGATTCGGTTCGCCCTGGCGGGTCGGATAAGGGCCCACAACCGGACCAACGCGGAGGTTTGATCTAGATCAATGCTGCGACTCTTTAGCGAGGGTCGATCGGTAGGGGGGCTTGTTGCAATGGAGCAAGCCATGACAAACCTAAAAGTTCTCGGCGCAATCGTGATTGCGGCATCAGCCCTGTCCAGCTCTGGTGCACTGGCGCAGGCGGCCCTTTCCAATCCTGACTTATGCCAAGCTGAATTCGCGACCTGCACGGGTCTTGGAACCGGGAGCACCCCCACCGGCAACTATCGATATCGGCAATCAACTCCGCGAACGGCATATCGGCAGCCGGTGGCGCCGGCCGCTACCGTTGGCAACTGGGGCAATTCCTACGCCATGTCGTCCGGCGAGATGGGCTGGCACGGCAACTGGAATACGTATGCTGCCCGCAACGGCATCGTCTGCCGGCCCGGCACCTACTTCAAGGGTGCTGACGGTCTCCTGCATCTCTGCCAATAGGCGATCCATGCCAACCCAGGCGGTTCGCCAACGCGCCGCCTGTTTCACGACGGACTGCGATTTTTTTCGAAGTTTGCAATCCATGTCGGGCATCACGACTGGGTGAGGGTGCGGCCTCCGGATCGAGAGTCCCCGCACCATCACCAGTGCTTCGATCCGCCGCCTCCACCCGGACTTCGCAGGCAGGGTCATGTGTGGACGCCGATGACGTGGACTTAACCACCAATGGACTTCGCCAGGCTTTCCAGGTTCTGCGGCCGCACCTCAATCAAGCCGTGCCGCGGAGCATCGATGTCGGCGATCAGGAGGAAGGCAAAGGAGAAGATCAAAGGCAGGACGAACACCAGCCATGCCCCGCTTTTGGCGCTTCGCGATCGATAGCCCATTAGCGCGTTGGAGCATAACGCCATGACCGCCATGAGATACCACGCGGCGATGGGGATCCGGTTCCAGAATGCGGCCTGCGTATAGCCTTGCGAATTGATCACGTCGTTCATGCCGGCAAGTGCCAGCGCCTCGACCGGCGTTGGCTGAGCCGACGCCGACGTGCGGACCGCAGACCAGAGATCGGCCTGCAACTGGGCCGTCCGCTCGTCGATCCGATTGCGCTGATCATCGTCCTTGTTGAGATAGAACTCGATCCGTAGGCGGGTGTATTCCGCAAGAATCTTGCGAACGTTTGCGGCACTGGCGGATGGCAGCAAGTCGGCGCGCAACATTTCGGTTCCGATCGCGTTGGCTTCCGCCTCCTCGAAATGCTTGCGCTGGTCATAGCGATTGATCGCCATGGAAAAACTGAAGCCGATGATCAGGCCGAGCAGCGTCAGGGTGGCCCCAAGGATGACATTGAGATGCTCGTTGTGTTCGTGGTCGGTGTCAGGATTGCGCCGGCGCAACCAGGAGCCCGCCACTGCGACGGCAGATAGCGCTACGAAAGAAACCGCGAACAACAAAAGAGGGTAGTGCGTCAGATTTTCCATGGCCAGCCCGCCGTTGGGCCACCATCCTATTCCTAAATTGGAGGTTTCCCTACGCCGCCTGGATCGCCCGAAGCTTCTTCGGGTCGAGCAGCGCCAGAACGTCCTCGGCCGACACTGGCCGGCTGATCAGATAGCCCTGCACTTCGTCGCAACTGAACTGGCGCAGATATTCGAGCTGGTCGGTGGTCTCGACGCCTTCGGCAACCACGCCGATGCGCAAATCGCGCGCCAGCGAGATCACCGACTTCACGATCGCGGCGCAGTCGGGCTGCACCAGCATGTCGCGGATGAAGGACTGGTCGATCTTGATGCGGCTGAACGGCAGCTTGCGCAAGTACGTGAGTGAGGAGAAGCCGGTGCCGAAATCGTCGAGCGCCACCGTGATGCCGAGCTCGAGCAGCGCGTTCAGGATTGACGCCGCGGAGCCGTATTTCGACAGCAGCATCGATTCCGTGATCTCGATCTCGAGCCGGTGCGGGGGGACCTTCGCGTCGGCGAGCGCCTGCACGATGATCTGCAAAATGCCGGTGTTGTGAAACTGCGCCGCGGAGAAGTTCACGGCGACCCGGATGTCCTCGGGCCAGTCCGACAACGTCACGCAGGCCTGCCTGATCACCCATTCGCCGATCTCGTGGATCATCCCGGTCTCCTCGGCGATCGGGATGAATTCGCTCGGTGGCACCAGCCCGCGCCGGGGATGCTGCCAGCGCAGCAGCGCCTCGAAGCCGGTGATGCGGTTCTCGGCGAGATCGAGGAACGGCTGGAACACCAGGAACAGCTCATTGCGCGCGATGGCGCGTTCGAGGTCCGCCTGCAGGGCCTTGCGGTCGCGTGACACCCGGTCGTCGCTGGCCTCGAAGAAGCAGACCGTGCCGGGACCCGCCTTCTTGGCGCGATAGAGCGCGGCGTCGGCGTTCTTCATGATGTCGAGCTGCGTGGTGCCGTCGCGCGGCGCCAGCACGATGCCGACGCTGGTTGCGCCGACGATCTGGCGGCCCTCGATCTGGAAGGCCTCGGTGAAGGCCGCGACGAAGCGTTCGGCGATCTCGAGCGCATCCTCCGGCCGCGCCAGATTGGCCATCACCAGCGCGAACTCGTCGCCGCCGATGCGCGCGACGTGCTCGGCCGCGCGCGTGCAGCGCTGCAGGCGGCTTGCGACCTGGACCAGGAATTCGTCGCCGGCGGGGTGGCCGAACTTGTCGTTGACCTCCTTGAAGCGGTCGAGGTCGAGCAGCAGCACCGCGAATTCCTCGCCTGATAGTGCCAGCCGCTTGAGCGCGGCCTCGAGCGTCTCGTTGAAGGCGAAGCGGTTGGGCAACAGCGTGAGGGGATCCTGGCGGACCGTGCGCTCCGCCTCGATCTGCCGGATCACGCGCCGCGCGAACGCGAATGAATTGACGAACACCGCGCGCAGCAGCACGCTGCCGTAAACCACCACCAGGATGGCCATCAGCACATAGGCGGGATCGCCGTCGCGGCCGAGGCAGATGGCGATGCCGACGAAGATGGGGCTCGTGAAGGCGATGGCCGCAATCGGGATCGTGGCGAAGGCCAGCGCGCCGCCGGCCAGCATTCCCGAGCAAAGGCAGGTGATGACGAGCTGGCCGCCTGTTGCGGCATTGTCGAAGAAGGCAACCGGGACGATGCCCCAGGCTACGCCGAGCACGAAGGCGTTGCGCACCAGCCGGTGCATCGCCCGGCGCGAGACGAATTGCGGTTTTGTGACGCGGCGCGAGGCGTGGGATTGTAGGCCGAACGCGATCGCGGCCCCGGCCACGATCACGGCCCAGGCCAGCGCAAACTTCCAGTCCGGCGAATGCCACAGCGCGATGGCGAGCACGGCCGCGTTGCAGGCGTTGGCCAGCATGATACCGACGGAATAGCCGAGCACCAGTGACATCTGGTCGGCGCGGATATGTCCGGCGACGGCTTCGTCGGTTGCAGGACCGCCAAAGGCCGACAGATCGCCGGCGAACAGCCGGGCGACATAGCTGGTCGTTTGAGTCCGCATTCCAGGGCCTAGCAGCATGGGCCGTTCTTGTTCGGCTCGATCGGGAGAATTCGCCGCAAACCTTTGACGAACTATGAATTATCCCCGTTCACCACGCCCGCCGTGACCACTTCTGCGTGTTCGTGCGCAGTATCGATAACAAATCGATACAAATGCGGCGCCTCGCGTTACGGCTGTAACGCGAGGAAACGCAGCGGCTGGAAGGGTGCTCGCCACTAACTCCGCTGTCATGCCCCGGCTTGACCGGGGCATCAAGTACGCCGCGGCCCATCGATTGAATCACAGCCGCCTCGGCGTACTGGATCGCCCGGTCAAGCCGGGCGATGACGGCGGTGTGCTGGGTTTGCGCAGTCACCATCCCGGCTGCTTCGAGTGGCAGCCGCTCTTCGCCAGCCTGCCGCCGCGCCAAATCTGTCGCGAATTCTCATCCCGCGCACGAATGTCGCTGCATCACAGCCTCGTGCGTCGAAATACGACGGCTGGTATCTGATTGCCACGCGGTGTTGCTCATTAGACATAGTGTGAACTTAAGGTTCCATTTACTCTATCTAGACGCGATTTTTGGAATTTTGGAATTGCCGGTGGTTGGAATGGGAATGAAGCGTCTGCTGCTCGCGACCTCGGCATTGGCGAGCTGCCTGTTTTCAGCTTCGGCTCAGGCGCAGAGTGTGTGGCACGGCTTCGGCAACTCGACAGCCACCAGCGATTACAATCTCGACACGAACTGGTCCAATCCGCCGGCGGGCGCTCCGCCGATCAATGCCGGCCAGTCCGCTCAATTCAACGGAGGGGGCAGTGCGACCATCACGGTCACTGCCGGCCCGATCACCCCGGATTCGTGGACGTTCGGAGCAAACGCCAGCAACTATGCCGTGTCGGGCTCCGACGTGAACTTCAACGGCGCCGGACCGAACCTCGTCAACAACGCCAATACCAATCAGAGCATCTCGATCAGCAACAACATGACGGGAGCGGGCATCTCACAGGCCGGCGCCAGCACGCTGACGCTGAGTGGGACCAACTCGTTCACGACGACGAGTGTCTCGGCCGGCACCTTCGTCAACAGCGGCACCCTGACGTCTGCCGTGTCCGTTACGAATATGAGCGCGACCTACGACAACACCGGCACGCAAAATGGCGGCCTCGCCAACAATGGCGTCACGCACAATTCGGGCACGCTGAACGGCGGTCTGACCAACTTTTTCGGCTACATCCAGACGGCCGGTTCAACCAATGGCGGGGTGACCAACATCGGCTCGATCGGTGCCCATGCCGGCGCGTTCAACGGCGCGATCGACAACAGCACCGGCGGCCTCTTCGAAATCTTCGGGACGGTCACCAGCGACAGCACGTTCACCAACAGCACCGCCTCGTCTGTCCTGTTTTTTTCCACCGGCTCGTACACCGTCGCAGGATTGATCACGAATTCGGGCACCGATCCGGGCGGAGGCATCGTGGTCAACGCGGGCACGACTCTCAACGCCAATGGCGGCCTGACGAACAACGCCAGCGCGACGATCGTCAACAGCGGCGGTACCGTGACCGGCAACCTGAGCAACGCCGGCATCGTCACCAACAACGGCGCCATGGGGCCGGTGACCAATACCGGGACGTTCAACAACAACAGCGGCGGTTCGATCACGACGCTGAGCAACAGCAGCGGCACCTTCACCAACGCGAGCGGCGCAACGGTCTCCGGCGCGGCGACGATCTCCGGCGGCACCGTGACGAACGCCGGCACGTTCTCCAGCACGCTCGGCCTGACCGGCGGCACGTTCACCAACAACACCGGCGGCCAGGTCCAGGGTGCGACCACCAACAACGGTGGCACGGTGACCAACTACGCCACAATGGCCAGCGTGACCAACACCTCCGGCACGTTCAACAACTACAACGGCGGTACGATCACGACGCTGACCAACAACGGCGGTAGCACCATCAATGCGACCGGCGCTACGATCTCCGGCGCCGCGACCATGTCGGCGGGCAGCTTGGGGAACTACGGTACGATCGCCGGCACGCTCGACATGACGGGCGGCAGCCTTATCAACGGCGTTCACGGGCAGATTCAGGGCACCACCACCAACAACGGCGGCACCGCAAGCAACTACGACACCATGGCGGGCGTGATCAACACGTCCGGAACGTTCACCAATTACTACAGCGGTTCGATCACGACCCTGAACAACAATGGTGGCACCTTCAACAACGACGGAACGATTTCGGGTGCCGTGACGATCTCGGCCGGCACGCTCACGAACTCCGGTAGCAGTGCCCATATCCAGGGCGCGACCACGAACAACGGCGGCACCGTGATCAACAGCTTCGCCACGATGGCGGGCGTGACCAACACCTCCGGAACGTTCAACAACAACAACGGCGGCTCGATCACGACGCTGAACAACAATGGCGGCACCTTCGCGAACGCGAGCGGCGCCACGGTCTCCGGCGCGGCGACGATCTCGGCCGGCACCGTGACGAACGCGGGCACGTTCTCCAGCACGCTCGGCCTGACGGGCGGCACGTTCACCAACAACACCGGTGGTCAGGTCCAGGGCGCGACGACGAACAACGGCGGCACGGTGAACAACAACGCCACCATGGCCGGCGTGACCAACACTGGAACGTTCAACAACAACAACAACGGCACGATCACGACGCTGGCCAACAATGGCGGCATCTTCGGCAACGACACCACGGCGAAGGTCACCGGCGCTGCGACCGTGTCTTCAGGCACCGTGCAAAATGTCGGTACGTTCATGAGCACGTTCGGACTGACGGGCGGTACACTCAACAACTTCGGTAGCGGCCAGGTCCAGGGCGCGACCACGAACAACGGCGGCACGGTGAACAACGACGGCACGATGGCCGGCGTGACCAACACCTCCGGAACGTTCAACAACAACGGCACCGGCTCGATCACGACGCTGAACAACAACGGCGGCACCTTCAACAACGTCGCCACGATCAGCGGAGCGGCGACGATCTCCGGCGGCACGGTGTTCGTGACCGGCAGCGGCACCATCGGCGGTGCGGTGAGCCTTACCAACGCGGCGGGAACGCTCGACATCTCCGGCGTCACCACCGGGCTTTCGATTACTGATTTCTCGGGCGTCAGCGGCAGCACCGTGAAGCTCGGTGCCAAGAATTTGACGATCGCGGGTGGCACGCAGGTCTTTGCCGGCGCGATCCAGGGCAGCGGCAATCTGATGATTTCCAGCGGCGTCTCAGAGGCGCTGACGGGCATCAGCAGCTACACCGGAACGACCACAATCAACGCTGGCGTGCTCAGGGTCGATGGCTCGATTGCCAGCTCGTCGATGACGACAGTGAACAACGGCTCACTCCTGGGCGTCGGCACCGTCGGGAATCTCACCGTCAACGGTGGCCTCTTCACGCCTGGCGGAGGTGTGGTCGGCGGGTCGATGACCGTCTCCGGAAGCCTTGTCTTGGATGCGGCTTCGACCTACCTCGTGGAGGTGACCCCGGCGACGTCCACCTCCGGCATCGTCAGCGGCAATGCAAACCTCGGCGGCGCAACCCTGGGCGCGAACTTTGCGGTCGGCAGCTACGTCGCGAAGCAATACACTATCCTCACCGCGGGAAGCATCACCGGCACGTTCAATTCCACCGTCTCCACCCTTGGCCTGCCAGCGGGCTTCAGCACCAGCGTGAGCTATGACGCAACCAATACTCACGCCTATCTGAACCTCGTGCTGAACTTTGCGCCGCCATCGGGCAGCCTGAACGTCAACCAGCAGAACGTCGGCAACGCGGTCGTCAACTTCTTCAACACGACCGGCGGGATCCCGATGGCGTTCGGCGGCCTCACGCCGGCCGGGCTGACGCAGCTCTCGGGGGAGGTCGGCAGCGCGCCGCTGCAGTCGACGTTCAACGCGATGACCCAGTTCATGGGCGTGATGACGGACCCGTTCGTTGCCGGCCGCGGCGATCCCGTCAGCGCCGGCGGGACGCCGAATGCCTATGCCGAAGAGAGCATGGCTTACGCCGCGACCGGGAAGGGACGTTCGGCGAGCGCCCGCGATGCCTTCGCCGCCTACACCAAGGCGCCGGTCGCGCCGTCCTTCGAGCAGCGCTGGAGCGTCTGGGCGGCCGGCTTCGGCGGTTCGCAGCAGACCGACGGCAACAATGCGCTCGGCTCCAACACCACCACGAGCAGCCTCTATGCGACTGCGGTCGGCGCGGACTATCGCTTGTCGCGCGACACGCTGCTGGGCTTCGCACTCGCCGGCGGCGGCACCAATTTCTCCGTCGCCAACAATCTCGGCGGCGGCCGCTCGGATCTTTTCCAGGCCGGCGCGTTCTTCCGCCACAACGCAGGCCCCGCCTACATCACGGGGGCGCTGGCCTATGGCTGGCAGGACATCGTCACCGACCGCACCGTGACCGTCGCCGGCGTCGATCGCCTGCGCGCCGAGTTCAAAGCCAATGCGTATTCGGGCCGACTCGAAGGCGGCTATCGCTTCGTATCGCAAGGCATCGGCCTGACGCCCTACGCAGCGGCGCAGGTCACGGCGTTCGACCTGCCGGCCTATGCCGAGCAGGCGATTAGCGGCAGCAACCAGTTCGCGCTCGCCTATGGCGCCAAGAGCGTTACGGATACCCGCAGCGAGCTCGGCCTGCGCACCGACAAGGCGTTCGCTCAGAATGACGGCATCGTCACGCTGCGCGGCCGTGTGGCCTGGGCACACGACTTTAATTCCAACCGTGCGATCGGGGCCACGTTCCAGACCTTGCCCGGCGCCAGCTTCGTCGTGAACGGTGCGGCGATGGCATCGGAGACGGCGCTGGTCACGGCATCGGCCGAGAAGAAATGGCTCAACGGCTGGGCGGCGGCTGCGACCTTCGAGGGCGAATTCTCCAACGTCACGCGCAGCTACGCCGGCAAGGGTGTTGTGCGTTACGCTTGGTGAGAAGGGGCGTTAACGCCCCAGTTGTTTCGGGTCGTAATAGAACCGTTCCTCGATCAGCTTGTCGCCTTGCCAGGTCTGCCAGGCGATCTCCTCCAGCGTCCGCGTGACGCCCTCGGCGTTGGTGAAGCTGAAGATCCAGCGCGAGGCGACGCTGTCGCCTTCGATCAGGCTCGGCCCGACGCGCACGGCCTTGACCTCCTTGAAGGCGGCGAGCACGCCGCGTTCCTTGGCTGCAAGCTTGTCCCGCCCGACCGTCGGCGGCGCATTGTTCTCATAGGTCGCCGCGTCAGGCGTGTAGAAATTCTCGATCGCGCCGACGAAGTCTCCATCCTCCAACCGCTTCGCAAACGCTTCGACGATGTCACGGCTCGGCATGCCGCACCTCACGATTAAAACCGACTGATAGTCGGTAAATACCGACTGATGGTCGAAAAGTCAACTGGCCGCTTGTGGCGAATTCAATTAGAGACTGAAGGCATGAGACTCGGCTGGCGCC includes the following:
- a CDS encoding nuclear transport factor 2 family protein, whose translation is MPSRDIVEAFAKRLEDGDFVGAIENFYTPDAATYENNAPPTVGRDKLAAKERGVLAAFKEVKAVRVGPSLIEGDSVASRWIFSFTNAEGVTRTLEEIAWQTWQGDKLIEERFYYDPKQLGR
- a CDS encoding Rieske 2Fe-2S domain-containing protein, with protein sequence MTKPFPMNAWYAAAWDADVKPALLPRTICGKHVVMYRKADGSVAALEDACWHRLVPLSKGRLEGDTVVCGYHGLKYNSQGRCTFMPSQETINPSACVRAYPVVERHRYIWLWMGDPALADPALVPDMHWNHDPAWAGDGKTIHVNCDYRLVLDNLMDLTHETFVHGSSIGNDAVAEAPFDVTHGEKTVTVTRWMRGIEAPPFWAKQLGKPGLVDRWQIIRFEAPCTIAIDVGVAPTGTGAPEGDRSQGVNGFVLNTITPETEKTCHYFWAFVRNYQLGEQRITTEIREGVSGIFHEDELILEAQQRAMDENPDRIFYNLNIDAGAMWTRKLIDRMVAKENPPQHLQAAE
- a CDS encoding GntR family transcriptional regulator, with protein sequence MAEREVDRSVSQTVKAQLALRDQLLSGALRPGERISELQAVETTGASRTPVRMALVRLEEEGLLEAIPSGGFMVKAFSERDISDSIELRGTLEGLAARFAAERGVSARELEPLKECLAAIDELLRQVPISIEAFSSYVTLNARFHALLTELSRSPPLIRQIDRASALPFASPSGFVMAQSALPEAQQILIIGQEHHRVVIDAIENREGARAEAVMREHARLAVRNLRLALRNRTHLDLLPALALIKTATD
- a CDS encoding PDR/VanB family oxidoreductase, which encodes MRFIETWIPATLVSTRDLAPGIREFLILPDQFDGAAYPVGSHINVSVTIDGLPETRSYSLVGEVAPRGLRIVVRRAEDSRGGSRYMWQLKPGARLDITQPASLLAVDWARENYCLIAGGIGITPILGAAQALARRGANVTLHYAVRSRSEAAYLDDLTDALGDRLVVHASDEGERLDLDALFASLPQGALTLFCGPMRMLDAARHAWIGAGHPLPDLRYETFGSSGTLPTETFRVRLKDTNVELEIPRERSMLDVLNASGHDVMYDCKRGECGLCAIDVVEVDGEIDHRDVFFSDHQKQSNQKICACVSRARGTITVDTLVRADAV
- a CDS encoding S-layer family protein — translated: MKRLLLATSALASCLFSASAQAQSVWHGFGNSTATSDYNLDTNWSNPPAGAPPINAGQSAQFNGGGSATITVTAGPITPDSWTFGANASNYAVSGSDVNFNGAGPNLVNNANTNQSISISNNMTGAGISQAGASTLTLSGTNSFTTTSVSAGTFVNSGTLTSAVSVTNMSATYDNTGTQNGGLANNGVTHNSGTLNGGLTNFFGYIQTAGSTNGGVTNIGSIGAHAGAFNGAIDNSTGGLFEIFGTVTSDSTFTNSTASSVLFFSTGSYTVAGLITNSGTDPGGGIVVNAGTTLNANGGLTNNASATIVNSGGTVTGNLSNAGIVTNNGAMGPVTNTGTFNNNSGGSITTLSNSSGTFTNASGATVSGAATISGGTVTNAGTFSSTLGLTGGTFTNNTGGQVQGATTNNGGTVTNYATMASVTNTSGTFNNYNGGTITTLTNNGGSTINATGATISGAATMSAGSLGNYGTIAGTLDMTGGSLINGVHGQIQGTTTNNGGTASNYDTMAGVINTSGTFTNYYSGSITTLNNNGGTFNNDGTISGAVTISAGTLTNSGSSAHIQGATTNNGGTVINSFATMAGVTNTSGTFNNNNGGSITTLNNNGGTFANASGATVSGAATISAGTVTNAGTFSSTLGLTGGTFTNNTGGQVQGATTNNGGTVNNNATMAGVTNTGTFNNNNNGTITTLANNGGIFGNDTTAKVTGAATVSSGTVQNVGTFMSTFGLTGGTLNNFGSGQVQGATTNNGGTVNNDGTMAGVTNTSGTFNNNGTGSITTLNNNGGTFNNVATISGAATISGGTVFVTGSGTIGGAVSLTNAAGTLDISGVTTGLSITDFSGVSGSTVKLGAKNLTIAGGTQVFAGAIQGSGNLMISSGVSEALTGISSYTGTTTINAGVLRVDGSIASSSMTTVNNGSLLGVGTVGNLTVNGGLFTPGGGVVGGSMTVSGSLVLDAASTYLVEVTPATSTSGIVSGNANLGGATLGANFAVGSYVAKQYTILTAGSITGTFNSTVSTLGLPAGFSTSVSYDATNTHAYLNLVLNFAPPSGSLNVNQQNVGNAVVNFFNTTGGIPMAFGGLTPAGLTQLSGEVGSAPLQSTFNAMTQFMGVMTDPFVAGRGDPVSAGGTPNAYAEESMAYAATGKGRSASARDAFAAYTKAPVAPSFEQRWSVWAAGFGGSQQTDGNNALGSNTTTSSLYATAVGADYRLSRDTLLGFALAGGGTNFSVANNLGGGRSDLFQAGAFFRHNAGPAYITGALAYGWQDIVTDRTVTVAGVDRLRAEFKANAYSGRLEGGYRFVSQGIGLTPYAAAQVTAFDLPAYAEQAISGSNQFALAYGAKSVTDTRSELGLRTDKAFAQNDGIVTLRGRVAWAHDFNSNRAIGATFQTLPGASFVVNGAAMASETALVTASAEKKWLNGWAAAATFEGEFSNVTRSYAGKGVVRYAW
- a CDS encoding bifunctional diguanylate cyclase/phosphodiesterase; translated protein: MRTQTTSYVARLFAGDLSAFGGPATDEAVAGHIRADQMSLVLGYSVGIMLANACNAAVLAIALWHSPDWKFALAWAVIVAGAAIAFGLQSHASRRVTKPQFVSRRAMHRLVRNAFVLGVAWGIVPVAFFDNAATGGQLVITCLCSGMLAGGALAFATIPIAAIAFTSPIFVGIAICLGRDGDPAYVLMAILVVVYGSVLLRAVFVNSFAFARRVIRQIEAERTVRQDPLTLLPNRFAFNETLEAALKRLALSGEEFAVLLLDLDRFKEVNDKFGHPAGDEFLVQVASRLQRCTRAAEHVARIGGDEFALVMANLARPEDALEIAERFVAAFTEAFQIEGRQIVGATSVGIVLAPRDGTTQLDIMKNADAALYRAKKAGPGTVCFFEASDDRVSRDRKALQADLERAIARNELFLVFQPFLDLAENRITGFEALLRWQHPRRGLVPPSEFIPIAEETGMIHEIGEWVIRQACVTLSDWPEDIRVAVNFSAAQFHNTGILQIIVQALADAKVPPHRLEIEITESMLLSKYGSAASILNALLELGITVALDDFGTGFSSLTYLRKLPFSRIKIDQSFIRDMLVQPDCAAIVKSVISLARDLRIGVVAEGVETTDQLEYLRQFSCDEVQGYLISRPVSAEDVLALLDPKKLRAIQAA